In a genomic window of Bordetella petrii:
- a CDS encoding helix-turn-helix transcriptional regulator: MNASTQAGAPGTHESSTRRRHALGEFVRAARARITPQMAGLPEGTRRRTPGLRREEVAQLCGISVTWYTWIEQGREVSVSPAVWARIAGVLQLARAERAYLFELAECADPQHPRDDASEAPGLLRECVDAVNAPAYVLDRAWNVLVHNGPMRDLFDDWPVRDPRPNLLRYIFLDPAARQLVVDWDQRARRVVAEFRADAGAHLDEPDVLALLDELNRDSEVFAHWWTRHAVVEREGGLREFQHPRRGRLAYRQTTFRLATHPDLKLVMLLEGA; encoded by the coding sequence ATGAATGCCTCTACCCAAGCCGGCGCCCCGGGCACCCATGAAAGCTCCACGCGCCGCCGCCACGCGCTGGGCGAATTCGTGCGCGCGGCGCGGGCGCGCATCACCCCGCAAATGGCCGGCTTGCCCGAAGGCACGCGGCGCCGCACGCCAGGTCTGCGGCGCGAGGAAGTGGCGCAGCTGTGCGGCATCAGTGTCACCTGGTACACATGGATAGAGCAGGGCCGCGAAGTGTCGGTGTCGCCCGCTGTGTGGGCGCGCATCGCAGGGGTGCTGCAGCTGGCGCGCGCCGAGCGCGCGTATTTGTTCGAGCTGGCCGAATGCGCCGACCCGCAACACCCGCGCGATGACGCCAGCGAAGCGCCAGGCCTGCTGCGCGAATGCGTGGACGCTGTGAATGCGCCTGCTTATGTGCTGGATCGCGCCTGGAACGTGCTGGTGCACAACGGACCCATGCGCGATCTGTTCGATGATTGGCCGGTGCGCGACCCGCGCCCCAACTTGCTGCGCTACATTTTCCTGGACCCGGCCGCGCGCCAACTGGTGGTGGACTGGGATCAGCGCGCCCGGCGGGTGGTGGCGGAATTCCGCGCCGACGCAGGGGCGCATCTGGACGAACCCGATGTGCTGGCGCTGCTGGACGAGCTGAACCGCGACAGCGAGGTGTTTGCCCACTGGTGGACCCGCCATGCGGTGGTGGAGCGCGAAGGCGGCCTGAGGGAGTTTCAGCATCCACGCCGTGGCCGGCTGGCGTACCGGCAGACCACTTTTCGATTGGCCACACACCCCGACTTGAAGCTGGTGATGCTGCTCGAAGGCGCGTAG
- a CDS encoding TonB-dependent receptor, which yields MKSRLFRRTAGMLACAVPALAAAQQNSPGNAIPQLDAITVTASRVPIEARDQPVQVSVLTAEQIRTSSAQTVQELLSTQSGVHVINSTGAAEQAAVDLRGFGLTGPSNTLILIDGIPQNNNDLSAPSLGTVPLDRIERIEIVRGSGSVQYGGGTTGGVINIITKRGNTNGKPVSASVTGTVGNYGLHQLDAAIGLQNEHLTVDVYGQTLRTDNYRDNNRESRDSGGVSLGLRHDGGTVRLYARTTRQKLGLPGPRRVDPATGLDEYEDDPRGTSNPDDYIETRTDAFGAQIEQRLGAGTLYADLGQRDKSLTGFSGSAFGDTTRTQDLAETTGSLRYHLPVAQRHALTLGMDMLDSNLDAANAYSFSPVGDRWRAEQRQHGVFAEAQVQATDSTRITLGGRRQYARDRLETLSGFSGNSDETRHLGAWQLALRQEAGTGFSFYGKVGRSFRLANSDEVLYVATPLKPQTSVDKELGILWQSEASSARLSWFRYDLTNEIQYNPVTFSNVNLAPTRRQGVELEGHHALTRTLTMDANVTWLQARFRSGNDNGVDLAGNTVPLVPKWMANLGATWRPDDKLFISLAAQYVGKARMDNDQANEFDKQLDDYVLVNGKLGYAFTENVSGTLAVNNLFDREYATYGIRSGSTGSTGAYNLYPAAGRNVQAALTIRY from the coding sequence ATGAAATCCCGCTTGTTCCGGCGCACAGCCGGCATGCTGGCCTGCGCCGTGCCCGCACTGGCCGCCGCCCAGCAAAACTCCCCTGGCAACGCCATTCCCCAACTCGACGCCATTACCGTCACCGCCTCGCGCGTGCCCATCGAGGCCCGCGACCAGCCGGTGCAGGTTTCGGTGCTGACGGCAGAGCAGATCCGCACCAGCAGCGCGCAAACCGTGCAAGAGCTGCTGTCCACGCAGTCCGGCGTGCATGTCATCAACAGCACCGGCGCCGCCGAACAGGCGGCCGTCGATCTGCGCGGTTTCGGGCTGACCGGCCCCAGCAACACGCTGATCCTGATCGACGGCATTCCCCAGAACAACAATGACCTGTCGGCGCCCTCGCTGGGCACGGTGCCGCTGGACCGCATCGAGCGCATCGAGATCGTGCGCGGCAGCGGCTCGGTGCAATACGGCGGCGGCACCACCGGCGGCGTGATCAACATCATCACCAAGCGCGGCAACACTAACGGCAAGCCGGTATCGGCCAGCGTGACCGGCACGGTGGGCAACTATGGCCTGCACCAGCTCGACGCGGCCATCGGCCTGCAGAACGAGCATCTCACCGTGGACGTGTACGGCCAGACGCTGCGCACCGACAACTACCGCGACAACAACCGCGAAAGCCGTGACAGCGGCGGCGTGAGCCTGGGCTTGCGGCACGACGGCGGCACCGTGCGCCTGTACGCCCGCACTACCCGTCAGAAACTCGGGCTGCCCGGCCCGCGCCGGGTCGACCCGGCCACGGGCCTGGACGAATACGAAGACGATCCGCGCGGCACGTCGAACCCGGACGACTACATCGAAACCCGCACCGATGCCTTCGGCGCGCAGATCGAGCAGCGCCTGGGCGCCGGCACGCTGTATGCCGACCTGGGCCAGCGCGACAAATCGCTGACGGGCTTCAGCGGCAGCGCCTTCGGCGATACTACGCGCACCCAGGATCTGGCCGAGACCACCGGCAGCCTGCGCTACCACCTGCCCGTGGCCCAGCGGCACGCGCTGACCCTGGGCATGGACATGCTCGACAGCAACCTGGACGCCGCCAATGCCTATTCGTTTTCTCCGGTGGGCGATCGCTGGCGGGCCGAGCAGCGCCAGCACGGGGTGTTCGCCGAAGCCCAGGTGCAAGCCACCGACAGCACCCGCATCACGCTGGGCGGCCGCCGCCAGTATGCCCGCGACCGGCTGGAAACCTTGTCCGGCTTCAGCGGCAATTCCGACGAAACCCGTCATCTGGGCGCCTGGCAACTGGCCCTGCGCCAGGAAGCGGGCACCGGCTTCAGCTTCTACGGCAAGGTGGGGCGCAGCTTCCGCCTGGCCAATTCAGACGAAGTGCTGTACGTGGCCACGCCGCTCAAGCCGCAGACGTCGGTGGACAAAGAACTGGGCATCTTGTGGCAGTCGGAAGCATCAAGCGCGCGGCTGAGCTGGTTCCGCTACGATCTCACCAACGAGATCCAGTACAACCCGGTGACGTTCTCGAACGTCAACCTGGCTCCCACCCGCCGCCAGGGCGTCGAGCTCGAAGGCCATCACGCGCTGACCCGCACGCTGACCATGGACGCCAACGTGACATGGCTGCAGGCCAGGTTCCGCTCGGGCAACGACAACGGCGTGGACCTCGCGGGCAACACCGTGCCGCTGGTGCCGAAATGGATGGCCAACCTGGGCGCCACCTGGCGCCCGGACGACAAGCTGTTCATCAGCCTGGCGGCGCAATATGTAGGCAAGGCGCGCATGGACAACGACCAGGCCAACGAATTCGACAAGCAGCTCGACGACTACGTGCTGGTCAACGGCAAGCTCGGCTACGCGTTCACCGAGAACGTGTCGGGCACGCTGGCGGTCAATAACCTGTTCGACCGCGAGTACGCCACCTATGGCATCCGCTCGGGCAGCACCGGGTCCACCGGCGCCTACAACCTGTACCCGGCAGCTGGCCGCAACGTGCAGGCGGCGCTGACCATCCGCTACTGA
- a CDS encoding class I SAM-dependent methyltransferase — MTAPVSHDQAVDRQFGPRAAAYLTSAVHAQGADLDQLAELAREHPGTRVLDLGCGGGHVSFHVAPCAARVVAYDLSQSMLDVVAEQAARRGLDNLSTRQGKAERLPFADGEFDLVLCRYSTHHWQDAGQALREARRVLKPGGIAAFADVVSPGEPLLDTWLQMLEVLRDNSHVRNYSVSEWLRLLAEAGFALRSCTPRRITLEFDSWVERMRTQAPLVQALRHMLADAPAPVHRHYAIAPDGSFSSDTATLVAQRG, encoded by the coding sequence ATGACTGCTCCCGTTTCCCATGACCAGGCCGTCGACCGCCAGTTCGGCCCACGCGCAGCCGCCTACCTGACCAGCGCCGTCCATGCGCAAGGCGCCGACCTCGACCAGCTGGCGGAGTTGGCGCGCGAGCATCCGGGCACGCGTGTGCTGGACCTGGGCTGTGGCGGCGGCCACGTCAGCTTCCACGTCGCGCCCTGCGCGGCCCGGGTGGTTGCCTACGACCTGTCCCAATCGATGCTGGACGTAGTGGCCGAGCAAGCCGCGCGGCGCGGGCTGGACAACCTGTCTACCCGCCAGGGCAAGGCCGAGCGCCTGCCGTTCGCCGATGGTGAATTCGACCTGGTGCTGTGCCGCTATTCCACTCACCATTGGCAAGACGCGGGCCAGGCGTTGCGTGAAGCGCGGCGCGTGCTCAAGCCGGGAGGCATCGCCGCCTTCGCCGACGTCGTGTCGCCTGGCGAGCCGCTGCTCGACACCTGGCTGCAAATGCTGGAAGTGCTGCGCGACAACTCGCACGTGCGCAATTATTCGGTGTCCGAATGGCTGCGGCTGCTGGCCGAAGCGGGCTTCGCGCTGCGCAGCTGCACGCCGCGCCGCATCACGCTGGAATTCGATTCGTGGGTCGAGCGCATGCGCACGCAGGCTCCGCTGGTGCAGGCGCTGCGCCACATGCTGGCCGACGCGCCCGCGCCGGTGCACCGGCACTATGCCATCGCGCCGGACGGCTCGTTCAGCAGCGACACCGCCACGCTGGTGGCGCAGCGCGGCTGA
- the mutY gene encoding A/G-specific adenine glycosylase → MDFAPRIVAWQASHGRHDLPWQRTQDPYRIWLSEIMLQQTQVATVIPYYQRFLERFPDVSALAAAQQEEVMPYWAGLGYYARARNLHRCAQAVMSEWGGRFPAAAEQIATLPGIGRSTAAAIAAFAYGERAPIMDGNVKRVFTRHFGIEGDPARREVEQRLWALAEAQVANAPALDMAAYTQGLMDLGATLCTRGKPACDRCPVAATCIARRDARQAELPTPKARKAIPERQTGMLVLQRDGAILLQQRPAPGIWGGLWSLPEFEAGGDPTLASRQLGLEPLQRYELAAFAHTFTHYRLHVKPWYLPVKPGAALAEPSLPQRWAGPAELPGMALPAPIRKLLDGLLAAGLPD, encoded by the coding sequence ATGGATTTCGCCCCCCGCATCGTCGCCTGGCAAGCCAGCCACGGCCGCCACGACCTGCCCTGGCAACGCACGCAAGACCCCTACCGGATCTGGCTGTCCGAGATCATGCTGCAGCAGACCCAGGTCGCCACCGTCATCCCGTACTACCAGCGCTTCCTGGAACGCTTTCCCGACGTAAGCGCGCTGGCGGCCGCGCAGCAAGAAGAAGTCATGCCCTACTGGGCCGGCCTGGGCTACTACGCGCGCGCCCGCAACCTGCACCGTTGCGCGCAGGCCGTCATGAGCGAATGGGGCGGACGGTTTCCCGCCGCCGCGGAACAGATCGCCACCCTGCCCGGCATCGGCCGCTCAACCGCCGCCGCCATCGCGGCCTTCGCCTACGGCGAGCGCGCCCCCATTATGGATGGCAACGTCAAGCGTGTGTTCACCCGCCATTTCGGCATCGAAGGCGACCCGGCGCGGCGCGAGGTCGAGCAACGCCTGTGGGCCCTGGCCGAAGCCCAGGTCGCCAACGCCCCCGCGCTGGACATGGCCGCCTACACGCAAGGCCTGATGGATCTGGGCGCCACCCTGTGCACGCGCGGCAAGCCCGCCTGCGACCGGTGCCCGGTGGCCGCCACCTGTATCGCGCGCCGCGACGCACGCCAGGCCGAACTGCCCACGCCCAAGGCGCGCAAAGCCATTCCCGAGCGCCAGACCGGCATGCTGGTGCTGCAACGCGACGGCGCCATTCTGTTGCAGCAGCGGCCGGCGCCGGGCATCTGGGGCGGGCTGTGGAGCCTGCCCGAATTCGAGGCAGGCGGCGATCCCACGCTGGCTTCGCGCCAACTGGGCCTGGAACCCTTGCAACGCTACGAATTGGCCGCGTTCGCGCATACGTTCACGCACTACCGGCTGCACGTCAAGCCGTGGTATCTGCCGGTGAAACCGGGCGCTGCCCTGGCGGAGCCGAGCCTGCCGCAGCGCTGGGCCGGCCCCGCCGAACTGCCGGGCATGGCCCTGCCCGCGCCCATACGCAAACTGCTCGACGGGTTGCTGGCGGCCGGACTGCCCGACTGA
- the metH gene encoding methionine synthase, whose translation MPYPRLPYPPSSYTRGGDFARLLGQRILILDGAMGTMIQRYKLSEADFRGERFADHGKDLKGDNELLSLVRPDIIDEIHRQYLEAGADVIETNTFGATSVAQGDYDLPGLAYELNLASARLARAACDAYSTPERPRFAAGALGPQPKTASISPDVNDPGARNITFDELCEAYTEQLNGLLDGGIDIVLIETIFDTLNAKAAIFAVESVFEARGERLPVMISGTVTDASGRILSGQTVEAFWNSVRHARPITIGLNCALGAALMRPYVAELSKICDTYVCVYPNAGLPNPMAETGFDEAPADTSGLLEEFARAGLVNMSGGCCGTTPDHIRAIADKVASLTPRAVPEIPVKTRLSGLEPLNIDEESLFVNVGERTNVTGSKMFARLIREEKYDEALAVARQQVENGAQIIDINMDEAMLDSVACMRRFLNLIASEPDIARVPIMIDSSKWEVIEAGLKCVQGKAVVNSISMKEGEEAFRHHARLCRRYGAAVVVMAFDEQGQADTLERRKEICARAYKILTEQEQFPPEDIIFDPNVFAVATGIDEHNHYAMDFIEGVRWIRQNLPHARLSGGISNVSFSFRGNEPMREAIHTVFLYYAIREGLTMGIVNAGQLGVYADLEPRLRDLVEDVILDRAEPVGKEGAADERTPTERLVQFADSVKGSGAKKEEDLAWRAGTVEERLSHALVHGITTFIVEDTEEVRQKIAARGGRPIEVIEGPLMDGMNIVGDLFGAGKMFLPQVVKSARVMKQAVAHLIPFIEEEKRQIAAAGGDVRAKGKMVIATVKGDVHDIGKNIVSVVLQCNNFEVVNMGVMVPCAQILEKAKEEQADIVGLSGLITPSLEEMAYVASEMQRDPYFRERKIPLMIGGATTSRVHTAVKIAPNYDGPVIYTPDASRAVGVAANLVSEQAQAYIDEVAQEYADVRRRHANRKATPLVSLAEARAARPQIDWSAYVPPRPKFIGRRSFKSYDLAEIARYLDWTPFFQTWSLFGQFPAILEDKVVGEQAQKVYADGQAMLKRIIEGRWLTANGAVAFYPANTVNDEDIEVYADESRSEVLFTYRNLRQQGVKREGVSNKCLADFIAPKSSGVADYIGMFAVTAGLGIEKKEAEFQAALDDYSGIMLKAMADRLAEAFAECLHARVRQDLWGYAADEALSNDEMIAEKYVGIRPAPGYPACPEHVVKRDLFRVLDGDDIGMLLTDSYAMYPASSVSGFYFSHPQSQYFNVGTIGADQLADYIARSGRSEEDVRRTLASSLG comes from the coding sequence GTGCCGTATCCTCGCCTGCCCTATCCGCCGTCGTCATATACCCGCGGCGGCGACTTTGCCCGCCTGCTCGGCCAGCGCATTCTGATCCTGGACGGCGCCATGGGCACCATGATCCAGCGCTACAAGCTGAGCGAGGCCGATTTCCGCGGCGAGCGCTTCGCCGATCATGGCAAAGACCTGAAGGGCGACAACGAGCTGCTGTCGCTGGTGCGTCCCGACATCATCGACGAGATCCACCGCCAGTATCTCGAGGCAGGCGCCGACGTCATCGAAACCAATACCTTCGGCGCCACCTCGGTGGCCCAGGGCGACTACGACCTGCCAGGCCTGGCCTACGAGCTCAACCTGGCGTCGGCGCGGCTGGCGCGCGCCGCCTGTGACGCCTACAGCACGCCCGAGCGGCCGCGTTTCGCGGCGGGGGCGTTGGGCCCGCAGCCCAAGACGGCGTCGATTTCCCCCGACGTCAACGACCCGGGCGCGCGCAACATCACCTTCGACGAGCTGTGCGAAGCCTACACCGAGCAGCTCAACGGCCTGCTAGATGGCGGCATCGACATCGTTCTGATCGAAACCATCTTCGACACGCTCAACGCCAAGGCCGCCATCTTCGCCGTGGAGTCGGTGTTCGAGGCGCGCGGCGAGCGCCTGCCGGTAATGATCTCGGGCACCGTCACCGATGCCTCCGGGCGCATCCTGTCGGGCCAGACGGTCGAGGCGTTCTGGAACTCGGTGCGCCATGCGCGGCCCATTACCATCGGCCTGAACTGTGCGCTGGGCGCCGCCCTGATGCGGCCGTACGTGGCCGAGTTGTCCAAAATCTGCGACACCTACGTTTGCGTGTATCCGAACGCCGGCCTGCCCAATCCCATGGCCGAAACGGGCTTTGACGAAGCGCCGGCCGACACGTCGGGCCTGCTGGAAGAATTCGCCCGCGCCGGGCTGGTGAACATGTCGGGCGGATGCTGCGGCACTACCCCCGACCATATCCGTGCCATTGCCGACAAGGTTGCTTCGCTGACACCGCGCGCAGTGCCCGAGATTCCCGTCAAGACCCGTCTGTCGGGCCTCGAACCGCTGAACATCGACGAAGAGTCGCTGTTCGTCAACGTGGGCGAGCGCACCAACGTGACCGGCAGCAAGATGTTCGCGCGCCTGATCCGCGAAGAAAAGTACGACGAGGCGCTGGCCGTGGCGCGCCAGCAGGTGGAAAACGGCGCACAGATCATCGACATCAACATGGACGAGGCCATGCTCGATTCGGTGGCCTGCATGCGCCGCTTCCTGAACCTGATCGCCTCCGAGCCCGACATTGCCCGCGTGCCGATCATGATCGACAGCTCGAAATGGGAAGTGATCGAGGCCGGCCTGAAGTGCGTGCAGGGCAAGGCGGTGGTGAATTCGATTTCCATGAAAGAGGGCGAGGAAGCCTTCCGCCACCATGCGCGGCTGTGCCGCCGCTACGGCGCCGCCGTGGTCGTGATGGCCTTCGACGAGCAGGGCCAGGCCGACACGCTGGAGCGGCGCAAGGAAATCTGCGCGCGCGCCTACAAGATACTGACCGAGCAAGAGCAGTTCCCGCCCGAAGACATCATCTTCGACCCGAACGTGTTCGCCGTGGCCACCGGCATCGACGAGCACAACCACTACGCCATGGATTTCATCGAGGGCGTGCGCTGGATCCGGCAGAACCTGCCGCACGCGCGCCTGTCCGGCGGCATTTCGAACGTCAGTTTCTCGTTCCGCGGCAACGAGCCGATGCGCGAGGCCATTCATACGGTGTTCCTGTACTACGCCATTCGCGAAGGCCTGACGATGGGCATCGTCAACGCCGGCCAGCTGGGCGTGTACGCCGACCTGGAGCCGCGGCTGCGCGACCTGGTCGAAGACGTGATTCTCGACCGCGCCGAGCCCGTGGGTAAAGAGGGCGCCGCTGATGAACGCACGCCCACCGAGCGCCTGGTGCAGTTCGCCGACAGCGTGAAGGGCTCGGGCGCCAAGAAAGAAGAAGACCTGGCCTGGCGCGCCGGCACGGTCGAAGAGCGCCTGTCGCATGCGCTGGTGCACGGCATTACGACGTTCATCGTCGAAGACACCGAAGAAGTGCGCCAGAAGATCGCCGCGCGCGGCGGCCGCCCCATCGAGGTCATCGAAGGCCCGCTGATGGACGGCATGAACATCGTGGGCGACCTGTTCGGGGCGGGCAAGATGTTCCTGCCTCAGGTGGTGAAATCGGCGCGCGTCATGAAGCAGGCCGTTGCCCACCTGATTCCGTTCATCGAAGAGGAAAAACGCCAGATCGCCGCCGCCGGCGGCGACGTGCGGGCCAAGGGCAAGATGGTGATCGCCACCGTCAAGGGCGACGTGCACGACATCGGCAAGAACATCGTTTCGGTAGTCTTGCAATGCAATAACTTTGAAGTCGTGAACATGGGCGTCATGGTGCCGTGCGCGCAGATTCTCGAAAAAGCCAAGGAAGAACAGGCCGATATCGTGGGCCTGTCGGGGTTGATTACGCCCAGCCTCGAAGAAATGGCCTATGTGGCCTCGGAAATGCAGCGCGACCCGTACTTCCGCGAGCGCAAGATCCCGCTGATGATCGGCGGCGCCACCACCAGCCGGGTGCATACGGCCGTGAAAATCGCGCCCAATTACGACGGGCCAGTCATCTACACGCCAGACGCGAGCCGCGCGGTGGGCGTGGCCGCCAACCTGGTGTCCGAGCAGGCGCAGGCCTACATCGACGAAGTGGCGCAGGAATACGCCGATGTGCGGCGCCGCCACGCCAACCGCAAGGCGACGCCGCTGGTTTCGCTGGCCGAGGCGCGCGCGGCGCGCCCGCAGATCGATTGGTCGGCCTATGTGCCGCCGCGCCCCAAGTTCATTGGTCGGCGGTCGTTCAAAAGCTACGACCTGGCCGAGATCGCCAGGTATCTGGACTGGACGCCGTTCTTCCAGACCTGGAGCCTGTTCGGGCAGTTTCCCGCCATTCTGGAAGACAAAGTGGTGGGCGAGCAGGCCCAGAAGGTATATGCCGACGGGCAGGCCATGCTTAAGCGCATCATCGAGGGCCGCTGGCTGACCGCCAACGGCGCGGTGGCGTTCTACCCGGCCAATACCGTCAACGACGAAGACATCGAGGTCTACGCCGACGAATCGCGCAGCGAGGTGTTGTTCACTTATCGCAACCTGCGCCAGCAGGGCGTCAAGCGCGAAGGCGTCAGCAACAAGTGCCTGGCCGATTTCATCGCGCCCAAGTCGAGCGGGGTGGCTGACTACATCGGCATGTTCGCCGTGACCGCCGGGCTGGGCATCGAAAAGAAAGAGGCCGAGTTCCAGGCCGCGCTGGACGATTATTCCGGCATCATGCTCAAGGCCATGGCCGACCGGCTGGCCGAAGCCTTCGCCGAATGCCTGCACGCGCGCGTGCGCCAGGACCTGTGGGGCTACGCGGCCGACGAGGCGCTGTCCAATGACGAAATGATCGCCGAGAAATACGTGGGAATCCGGCCCGCGCCGGGCTATCCGGCCTGCCCGGAACACGTGGTCAAGCGCGATCTGTTCCGCGTGCTGGATGGCGACGATATCGGCATGCTGCTTACCGACAGCTATGCCATGTATCCGGCCTCGAGCGTGTCGGGCTTTTATTTCAGTCACCCGCAATCGCAGTACTTCAACGTGGGCACCATCGGCGCAGACCAGTTGGCCGACTACATCGCCCGCAGCGGGCGCAGCGAAGAAGACGTGCGGCGGACCCTGGCATCCAGCCTGGGCTAG